The following are encoded together in the Gadus chalcogrammus isolate NIFS_2021 chromosome 2, NIFS_Gcha_1.0, whole genome shotgun sequence genome:
- the ttll6 gene encoding tubulin polyglutamylase ttll6: MVNCRYESVRRTSYRFGLRESLEGEDFNLYWTDTSVTLDRLVGIKPYQKVNHFPGMMEVCRKDMLARNLNRMAKRFPKDYSFFPHTWCLPADYSDFQAYARAKRHKTFICKPDSGSQGKGIFLVKSAREVPHGEHIICQLYIAKPLIIDGYKFDLRIYVLVTSCDPFHIFIYKEGLARFCTSQYCQPAKTNMENICMHLTNYAINKRSENFVRDENAGSKRKLSALTRLLQERSCDVMKLWLDIDDLVIKTLASAHSVLSHSYHTCFPRHALPGSNSSGACFELLGFDVLLDQRLKPWLLEVNHSPSFTTDSALDREVKDRLLSDTLVLVNLTACDRRRAEQNQRRQIRARLQRGHCRESMEEQVVEDAQREQRVLRYEDGHLGAYRRIFPREGGDKYDKYFLHSSSLFQETAASRAREKCTREQLQELYEKQQSNRNIADRWRGLQGESAGEKRCRTSQSSLGPAPHHTKTNTHAGSTPHLLPALPAATVCWRKEEVEEEQKRLRELRLRENLIRNLGVAKQLYNMFHDAPSSKQANAPLSVLTESHLLLRRMTTMLEPLRSDGRSFQIVPTLSISTECEMDFASLNPPSNPISNHLPPSGSPKRSKPKSEPSLYHRQQQHHPPISTDQNPQPVPLNSQNPQGPNQAMSEPHIRAQYQPHPWAPQQLFGPDSQGHAQLRVPTPGQTHPGKPLRPQASAAALLNSCVVQTSVTVKASKRHASLPTSGSFCKLGSTKSNFAVRRSRGHTNSWHPSQLICPTGVYSDLHIVSGPAPINKRPSQCPIRHSETPRCGTKR; encoded by the exons ATGGTGAACTGCAGGTACGAAAGTG tgcgtCGCACATCGTACCGTTTTGGCCTGCGAGAATCGTTGGAGGGCGAAGACTTTAACCTGTACTGGACTGACACCAGCGTCACGCTGGACAGACTGGTCGGCATCAAACCCTACCAG AAGGTCAACCACTTCCCTGGCATGATGGAGGTGTGCAGGAAGGACATGCTGGCCAGGAACCTCAACCGCATGGCCAAGAGGTTCCCCAAAGACTACAGTTTCTTCCCCCACACCTGGTGCCTGCCAGCAGA TTACAGTGACTTCCAGGCATATGCACGAGCGAAGAGGCACAAGACGTTTATCTGCAAGCCGGACTCGGGGAGTCAAGGCAAGGGGATATTCCTGGTCAAGTCTGCCAGGGAGGTTCCTCATGGGGAGCACATCATCTGCCAGCTTTACATAGCCAAG CCACTGATCATTGACGGTTATAAGTTTGACCTGAGGATCTACGTGCTGGTGACCTCCTGCGACCCCTTCCACATCTTCATCTACAAGGAAGGACTGGCCCGCTTCTGCACCAGTCAATACTGCCAGCCTGCTAAGACTAATATG GAGAACATCTGCATGCATCTAACCAACTACGCCATAAACAAGCGCAGTGAGAACTTTGTGCGTGATGAAAATGCAGGAAGCAAAAG GAAGCTTTCAGCATTGACCCGCCTCTTGCAGGAGAGATCCTGTGACGTCATGAAGCTGTGGCTCGACATCGACGATCTGGTCATCAAGACTCTGGCGTCGGCCCACTCGGTCCTGAGTCACAGCTACCACACCTGCTTCCCCCGCCACGCCCTGCCAG GCTCAAACTCATCTGGAGCCTGTTTTGAGCTGCTGGGTTTCGATGTGTTGCTAGACCAGAGGCTGAAGCCATGGTTACTGGAG GTGAACCACTCTCCCAGCTTCACCACCGACTCTGCCCTGGACCGTGAGGTGAAGGACCGCCTGCTGTCCGACACGCTGGTCCTGGTGAACCTGACGGCGTGCGACCGCCGACGGGCTGAGCAGAACCAGCGGCGACAGATCAGAGCCAGGCTGCAGCGGGGTCACTGTAGAGAGAG catggAGGAGCAGGTTGTGGAGGACGCACAGCGGGAACAGAGGGTTCTTCGGTACGAGGACGGCCACCTGGGAGCCTACCGGAGGATCTTCCCCAGGGAAGGCGGCGACAAGTACGACAAGTACTTCCTGCACAGCTCCTCGCTGTTCCAGGAGACGGCTGCGTCCCGGGCCAGGGAGAAGTGTACCAG ggagCAGTTGCAGGAGCTGTATGAGAAGCAGCAGAGCAACCGAAACATCGCGGATCGCTGGCGGGGGCTGCAGGGGGAGTCGGCGGGGGAGAAGCGATGTAGGACCTCTCAGTCTTCCCTGGGTCCGGCCCCCCACCACACGAAAACTAACACG CATGCCGGGAGTACTCCACACTTGCTGCCGGCGTTGCCTGCGGCAACAGTCTGCTGGAGGAAAGAGGaagtagaggaggagcagaagcgACTGCGGGAGTTACGGCTCCGTGAAAACCTAAtaagaaacctcggtgtggccAAACAG TTGTACAACATGTTCCACGACGCGCCGTCATCCAAACAGGCCAACGCCCCGCTGTCCGTCCTGACCGAATCCCACCTGCTTCTCAGAAGGATGACCACCATG CTGGAGCCCTTAAGATCTGATGGAAGGAGCTTTCAGATTGTGCCCACTCTGAGCATCAGTACTGAATGTGAGATGGACTTTGCCTCTCTGAACCCACCATCAAATCCAATCTCCAACCATCTGCCCCCAAGCGGTTCCCCCAAGCGGTCCAAGCCCAAGTCTGAGCCAAGCCTTTATCATCGTCAGCAGCAGCACCATCCTCCCATCAGCACCGACCAGAACCCCCAGCCAGTCCCGCTAAACTCCCAGAACCCCCAGGGTCCGAACCAGGCCATGAGTGAGCCCCACATCAGAGCTCAGTACCAACCCCACCCGTGGGCCCCCCAGCAGCTGTTCGGCCCAGACTCCCAGGGCCATGCCCAGCTCCGGGTTCCCACTCCAGGCCAGACTCACCCGGGAAAACCCCTAAGACCACAAGCCTCCGCCGCC gcATTGCTTAACAGCTGTGTTGTACAGACCAGTGTAACCGTGAAGGCCAGCAAAAGACATGCCTCACTACCCA CCAGTGGGTCCTTCTGTAAACTAGGGTCCACGAAGAGCAACTTTGCAGTGCGAAGATCTCGTGGCCATACAAACTCATGGCACCCCTCTCAGCTG ATATGTCCCACAGGCGTCTATAGCGACCTCCACATTGTGTCTGGTCCCGCCCCCATCAATAAACGACCCAGCCAATGTCCCATCAGGCACAGCGAGACCCCCAGATGTGG